A window from Gossypium raimondii isolate GPD5lz chromosome 7, ASM2569854v1, whole genome shotgun sequence encodes these proteins:
- the LOC105803523 gene encoding uncharacterized protein LOC105803523, which translates to MESTALNGRMTRWQILLFEFDIVYVNQKAIKGSAIAEFIATRALEDYEPLNFDFPNEDLMYVATTEEDSYESHHWKSNFDGASNAVGNGIGAVLVSPNGDHYPFTSKLDFDCTNNMAEYEACIMGIRAAIERKINILKMADALPTLASMIKVNKPEDLKPIQISIHETPAHCYKNDKRTLGRLALDYVLDGEVLYKWGNDQVLLRCVDAVEAKKILEEVHEGICGTHANGFTMAK; encoded by the exons atggagtcaacggCGTTGAACGGGAGGATGACTAGGTGGCAGATTCTACTCTTCGAATTTGATATAGTCTACGTAAATCAGAAGGCTATCAAAGGGAGCGCGATAGCAGAATTTATAGCCACCAGAGCTTTAGAAGACTACGAACCTCTGAATTTTGATTTTCCGAATGAAgacttgatgtatgtggcaaccaCCGAAGAGGATTCCTACGAAAGTCATCATTGGAAGTCAAACTTTGACGGAGCTTCGAATGCTGTAggcaatggaattggggcagtcctggtgTCCCCTaatggagatcattatccttttaccAGTAAATTAGATTTCGATTGCACCAATAACATGGctgaatatgaagcttgcataATGGGCATCCGGGCAGCCATAGAGCGAAAAATTAATATACTAAAG atggctgatgctTTGCCCACTCTAGCTTCTATGATCAAAGTGAACAAGCCAGAAGATTTAAAGCCTATTCAGATTAGCATTCATGAGACCCCAGCTCATTGCTACA AAAATGACAAAAGGACATTGGGGAGACTGGCTCTTGATTATGTCCTGGATGGGGAGGTTTTGTACAAGTGGGGAAATGATCAAGTATTGTTGAGATGCGTAGATGCTGTGGAGgctaagaaaattttggaagaagtccatgaagGTATCTGTGGAACGCATGCCAATGGCTTCACAATGGCCAAatag